One region of Gorilla gorilla gorilla isolate KB3781 chromosome 13, NHGRI_mGorGor1-v2.1_pri, whole genome shotgun sequence genomic DNA includes:
- the HSPA5 gene encoding endoplasmic reticulum chaperone BiP, whose translation MKLSLVAAMLLLLSAARAEEEDKKEDVGTVVGIDLGTTYSCVGVFKNGRVEIIANDQGNRITPSYVAFTPEGERLIGDAAKNQLTSNPENTVFDAKRLIGRTWNDPSVQQDIKFLPFKVVEKKTKPYIQVDIGGGQTKTFAPEEISAMVLTKMKETAEAYLGKKVTHAVVTVPAYFNDAQRQATKDAGTIAGLNVMRIINEPTAAAIAYGLDKREGEKNILVFDLGGGTFDVSLLTIDNGVFEVVATNGDTHLGGEDFDQRVMEHFIKLYKKKTGKDVRKDNRAVQKLRREVEKAKRALSSQHQARIEIESFYEGEDFSETLTRAKFEELNMDLFRSTMKPVQKVLEDSDLKKSDIDEIVLVGGSTRIPKIQQLVKEFFNGKEPSRGINPDEAVAYGAAVQAGVLSGDQDTGDLVLLDVCPLTLGIETVGGVMTKLIPRNTVVPTKKSQIFSTASDNQPTVTIKVYEGERPLTKDNHLLGTFDLTGIPPAPRGVPQIEVTFEIDVNGILRVTAEDKGTGNKNKITITNDQNRLTPEEIERMVNDAEKFAEEDKKLKERIDTRNELESYAYSLKNQIGDKEKLGGKLSSEDKETMEKAVEEKIEWLESHQDADIEDFKAKKKELEEIVQPIISKLYGSAGPPPTGEEDTAEKDEL comes from the exons ATGAAGCTCTCTCTGGTGGCCGcgatgctgctgctgctcagcGCGGCGCGGGCCGAGGAGGAGGACAAGAAGGAGGACGTGGGCACGGTGGTCGGCATCGACCTGGGGACCACCTACTCCTG TGTCGGCGTGTTCAAGAACGGCCGCGTGGAGATCATCGCCAACGATCAGGGCAACCGCATCACGCCGTCCTATGTGGCCTTCACTCCTGAAGGGGAACGTCTGATTGGCGATGCCGCCAAGAACCAGCTCACCTCCAACCCCGAGAACACGGTCTTTGACGCCAAGCGGCTCATCGGCCGCACGTGGAATGACCCGTCTGTGCAGCAGGACATCAAGTTCTTGCCGTTCAAG GTGgttgaaaagaaaactaaaccaTACATTCAAGTTGATATTGGAGGTGGGCAAACTAAGACATTTGCTCCTGAAGAAATTTCTGCCATGGTTCTCACTAAAATGAAAGAAACCGCTGAGGCTTATTTGGGAAAGAAG GTTACCCATGCAGTTGTTACTGTACCAGCCTATTTTAATGATGCCCAACGCCAAGCAACCAAAGACGCTGGAACTATTGCTGGCCTAAATGTTATGAGGATCATTAACGAGCC TACGGCAGCTGCTATTGCTTATGGCCTGGataagagggagggggagaagaaCATCCTGGTGTTTGACCTGGGTGGCGGAACCTTCGATGTGTCTCTTCTCACCATTGACAATGGTGTCTTCGAAGTTGTGGCCACTAATGGAGATACTCATCTGGGTGGAGAAGACTTTGACCAGCGTGTCATGGAACACTTCATCAAACTGTACAAAAAGAAGACTGGCAAAGATGTCAGGAAAGACAATAGAGCTGTGCAGAAACTCCGGCGCGAGGTAGAAAAGGCCAAACGGGCCCTGTCTTCTCAACATCAAGCAAGAATTGAAATTGAGTCCTTCTATGAAGGAGAAGACTTTTCTGAGACCCTGACTCGGGCCAAATTTGAAGAGCTCAACATG GATCTGTTCCGGTCTACTATGAAGCCCGTCCAGAAAGTGTTGGAAGATTCTGATTTGAAGAAGTCTGATATTGATGAAATTGTTCTTGTTGGTGGCTCGACTCGAATTCCAAAGATTCAGCAACTGGTTAAAGAGTTCTTCAATGGCAAGGAACCATCCCGTGGCATAAACCCAGATGAAGCTGTAGCGTATGGtgctgctgtccaggctggtgtgctcTCTGGTGATCAAGATACAG GTGACCTGGTACTGCTTGATGTATGTCCCCTTACACTTGGTATTGAAACTGTGGGAGGTGTCATGACCAAACTGATTCCAAGGAACACAGTGGTGCCTACCAAGAAGTCTCAGATCTTTTCTACAGCTTCTGATAATCAACCAACTGTTACAATCAAGGTCTATGAAG GTGAAAGACCCCTGACAAAAGATAATCATCTTCTGGGTACATTTGATCTGACTGGAATTCCTCCTGCTCCTCGTGGGGTCCCACAGATTGAAGTCACCTTTGAGATAGATGTGAATGGTATTCTTCGAGTGACAGCTGAAGACAAGGGTACAGGGAACAAAAATAAGATCACAATCACCAATGACCAGAATCGCCTGACACCTGAAGAAATCGAAAGGATGGTTAATGATGCTGAGAAGTTTGCTGAGGAAGACAAAAAGCTCAAGGAGCGCATTGATACTAGAAATGAGTTGGAAAGCTATGCCTATTCTCTAAAGAATCAGattggagataaagaaaagctgGGAGGTAAACTTTCCTCTGAAGATAAGGAGACCATGGAAAAAGCTGTAGAAGAAAAGATTGAATGGCTTGAAAGCCACCAAGATGCTGACATTGAAGACTTCAAAGCTAAGAAGAAGGAACTGGAAGAAATTGTTCAACCAATTATCAGCAAACTCTATGGAAGTGCAGGCCCTCCCCCAACTGGTGAAGAGGATACAGCAGAAAAAGATGAGTTGTAG